The following are encoded in a window of Eriocheir sinensis breed Jianghai 21 chromosome 35, ASM2467909v1, whole genome shotgun sequence genomic DNA:
- the LOC127007374 gene encoding iron-sulfur cluster assembly scaffold protein IscU-like: protein MSLARTLSRSLPLLQTRAAPRVAAPAAAYHEKVIDHYENPRNVGSMDKNDVTVGTGLVGAPACGDVMKLQVKVDSDGKIIDAKFKTFGCGSAIASSSLATEWVKGKTLDEALRIKNVDIAKELKLPPVKLHCSMLAEDAIKAALSDYRVKQSSKEKLKQEQQ, encoded by the exons ATGTCTCTGGCACGGACACTCTCCCGCTCCCTGCCCCTGCTGCAGACCCGGGCCGCCCCCAGggtcgccgcccccgccgccgcctaccACGAGAAG GTAATCGACCACTATGAGAACCCTCGCAATGTTGGATCGATGGACAAGAACGATGTGACGGTGGGCACAGGCCTGGTGGGGGCTCCAGCGTGTGGGGACGTCATGAAGCTGCAGGTGAAGGTGGATAGCGACGGGAAGATCATCGATGCCAAGTTCAAGACATTTGGTTGTGGCTCAGCTATAGCCTCCTCGTCCCTGGCCACCGAGTGGGTCAAGGGGAAGACA CTTGATGAAGCATTAAGGATCAAGAATGTTGATATTGCCAAAGAACTGAAGCTGCCCCCAGTAAAGCTTCATTGCTCCA TGCTTGCCGAGGACGCCATCAAGGCAGCGCTCAGTGACTACCGGGTGAAGCAGTCCTCCAAGGAGAAGCTGAAACAAGAACAGCAGTAG